One region of Microbacterium sp. M28 genomic DNA includes:
- the groL gene encoding chaperonin GroEL (60 kDa chaperone family; promotes refolding of misfolded polypeptides especially under stressful conditions; forms two stacked rings of heptamers to form a barrel-shaped 14mer; ends can be capped by GroES; misfolded proteins enter the barrel where they are refolded when GroES binds) — protein sequence MAKIIAFDEEARRGLERGLNILADAVKVTLGPRGRNVVLEKKWGAPTITNDGVSIAKEIELDDPYEKIGAELVKEVAKKTDDVAGDGTTTATVLAQALVREGLRNVAAGADPISLKKGIEKAVAAITEELLSSAKEIESKEEIAATASISAADASIGELIAEAIDKVGKEGVVTVEESQTFGTELELTEGMRFDKGYINPYFVTDPDRQEAVFEEPYILIANSKISNIKDLLPVVDKVIQDGKELVIIAEDVEGEALATLVLNKIRGIFKSAAVKAPGFGDRRKAQLQDIAILTGGQVITEEVGLKLENTTLDLLGRARKVIITKDETTIIEGAGEADAIEGRVTQIRREIDNTDSDYDREKLQERLAKLAGGVAVIKAGAATEVELKERKHRIEDAVRNAKAAVEEGIVPGGGVALIQAGTKALDALELDGDESTGANIVRVAISAPLKQIALNAGLEPGVVAAKVAELPIGQGLNAATGEYVDMFAAGIIDPAKVTRSALQNAASIAGLFLTTEAVVADKPEKNPAPVGDPSGGMDF from the coding sequence ATGGCAAAGATCATCGCTTTCGATGAGGAGGCCCGTCGCGGTCTCGAGCGCGGCCTGAACATCCTCGCCGACGCTGTCAAGGTGACCCTCGGCCCGCGCGGTCGCAACGTCGTACTCGAGAAGAAGTGGGGCGCACCCACGATCACGAACGACGGCGTCTCGATCGCCAAGGAGATCGAGCTGGACGACCCGTACGAGAAGATCGGCGCGGAGCTCGTCAAGGAGGTCGCCAAGAAGACCGATGACGTCGCCGGTGACGGAACAACCACCGCGACCGTGCTCGCTCAGGCGCTCGTCCGCGAAGGCCTGCGCAACGTCGCAGCCGGCGCAGACCCGATCTCACTGAAGAAGGGCATCGAGAAGGCCGTCGCGGCCATCACCGAAGAGCTGCTCTCCAGCGCCAAGGAGATCGAGTCCAAGGAGGAGATCGCGGCCACCGCGTCCATCTCCGCCGCTGACGCCTCGATCGGCGAGTTGATCGCCGAGGCGATCGACAAGGTCGGCAAGGAGGGCGTCGTCACCGTCGAGGAGTCGCAGACCTTCGGCACCGAGCTCGAGCTCACCGAGGGCATGCGCTTCGACAAGGGCTACATCAACCCCTACTTCGTCACGGACCCCGACCGCCAGGAAGCCGTGTTCGAGGAGCCCTACATCCTCATCGCCAACTCGAAGATCTCGAACATCAAGGACCTGCTCCCGGTGGTCGACAAGGTCATCCAGGACGGCAAGGAGCTCGTCATCATCGCCGAGGACGTCGAGGGCGAGGCGCTCGCGACTCTCGTGCTCAACAAGATCCGCGGCATCTTCAAGTCGGCTGCCGTCAAGGCTCCCGGCTTCGGCGACCGCCGCAAGGCGCAGCTGCAGGACATCGCGATCCTCACCGGTGGTCAGGTCATCACCGAAGAGGTCGGTCTCAAGCTCGAGAACACGACGCTGGATCTGCTCGGCCGTGCGCGCAAGGTCATCATCACCAAGGATGAGACCACGATCATCGAGGGCGCCGGCGAGGCTGACGCCATCGAGGGTCGCGTGACCCAGATCCGTCGCGAGATCGACAACACCGACAGCGACTACGACCGCGAGAAGCTGCAGGAGCGCCTGGCGAAGCTCGCCGGTGGCGTCGCCGTCATCAAGGCGGGCGCTGCGACCGAGGTCGAGCTCAAGGAGCGCAAGCACCGCATCGAGGACGCCGTCCGCAACGCGAAGGCAGCTGTGGAAGAGGGCATCGTCCCCGGTGGTGGCGTCGCGCTCATCCAGGCAGGCACCAAGGCCCTCGACGCTCTCGAGCTCGACGGTGACGAGTCGACCGGTGCGAACATCGTCCGCGTCGCGATCTCGGCTCCGCTGAAGCAGATCGCCCTGAACGCCGGCCTCGAGCCCGGTGTCGTCGCGGCGAAGGTCGCGGAGCTGCCGATCGGCCAGGGCCTCAACGCGGCCACGGGCGAGTACGTCGACATGTTCGCAGCGGGCATCATCGACCCGGCCAAGGTGACGCGTTCGGCTCTGCAGAACGCGGCGTCGATCGCGGGCCTGTTCCTCACGACCGAGGCCGTCGTCGCCGACAAGCCCGAGAAGAACCCGGCTCCGGTCGGCGACCCGTCGGGCGGCATGGACTTCTGA
- a CDS encoding WXG100 family type VII secretion target: MSVFSVDTEAVNAATAAARGTVERLQAESAALAAQLTQLQSSWTGNASAAFQSCGEQWRAAQLHVEQVLASISVALGAASRNYDDADAYSASLFR; encoded by the coding sequence ATGTCCGTCTTCAGCGTCGACACCGAAGCCGTCAACGCCGCCACCGCAGCCGCGCGCGGCACGGTCGAGCGCCTGCAGGCCGAATCGGCCGCACTGGCCGCTCAACTGACCCAGCTGCAGTCCTCCTGGACGGGCAACGCCTCGGCGGCGTTCCAGTCCTGCGGAGAGCAGTGGCGTGCTGCTCAGTTGCACGTCGAGCAGGTGCTCGCCTCGATCAGCGTCGCGCTCGGCGCCGCATCCCGCAACTACGACGATGCGGACGCCTACTCCGCGAGCCTGTTCCGCTGA
- a CDS encoding sensor histidine kinase, which yields MANKPDAVTTWWRRISLRAKVTGVTVAVLALGLLVAGIGTVPIMRVALISNINVQLGQLASTSMIERFFTVTSDGNGGLVLTEREDAVRSEAFVAFYDAGGAFIAQAGGAQDAVAPDFPETYPLTEAKADEETIPLVLTGVDGKTPFHGAVSTKPGPDGLVYVQYVAMPLEEVDRIIGLYLGVYTTVALFTILIAALLIRGLVTLTFRRLGHVETTAMAIAAGDFGQRMTDLEPTTEVGRLNLAINTMLDRLDRSIADRDRTVQHMRRFIGDASHELRTPLVSVRGYAELYRMGAIRGEEDTARAMERIEKEAIRMGVLVEDLLALARLDEEREPEISPLDLRPIARDAALDVRAAAPGRTVTVVDTTADRPPLRPPTGTVPIEPHRPPQAPRGRAGATLARLRRRPRTPQSEPVPEIDFSEVIDNPVSTPPIVLGEENKVRQVVANLLGNARRFSNEESPIEIIVGADRAAGVGTIAIADHGEGVPEQIREQIFQRFWRADTSRARETGGSGLGLAIVASIVDALHGSVSVSETPGGGATFTVTLPLAPARAIPEHLLQDTQPIEPLEL from the coding sequence ATGGCGAACAAGCCCGACGCGGTCACCACCTGGTGGCGGCGGATCAGTCTGCGGGCCAAGGTCACCGGCGTCACCGTCGCGGTGCTGGCGCTCGGCCTGCTGGTCGCCGGCATCGGCACGGTCCCGATCATGCGCGTGGCGTTGATCAGCAACATCAATGTCCAGCTGGGCCAGTTGGCCAGCACCAGCATGATCGAACGGTTCTTCACCGTCACGTCGGACGGGAACGGGGGGCTCGTCCTCACCGAGCGGGAGGATGCCGTCCGCAGCGAGGCCTTCGTCGCCTTCTACGACGCCGGTGGCGCCTTCATCGCTCAGGCCGGCGGGGCTCAGGATGCCGTTGCACCCGACTTCCCGGAGACCTATCCGCTCACCGAAGCCAAGGCCGACGAAGAGACCATCCCGCTGGTGCTGACGGGCGTCGACGGGAAGACCCCGTTCCACGGCGCGGTGAGCACCAAGCCGGGACCCGACGGTCTCGTCTACGTGCAGTACGTCGCGATGCCCCTCGAGGAGGTCGACCGGATCATCGGTCTCTACCTCGGCGTCTACACGACCGTCGCACTGTTCACGATCCTCATCGCCGCGCTGCTGATCCGCGGACTGGTCACGCTGACTTTCCGTCGCCTCGGCCATGTCGAGACGACGGCGATGGCGATCGCCGCCGGCGACTTCGGCCAGCGCATGACGGATCTCGAACCGACCACCGAGGTCGGCAGGCTCAACCTCGCGATCAACACGATGCTCGATCGTCTGGATCGTTCCATCGCGGACCGCGACCGGACCGTGCAGCACATGCGCCGATTCATCGGCGACGCCAGCCACGAGCTGCGGACGCCGCTGGTGAGCGTCCGCGGCTACGCGGAGCTCTACCGGATGGGCGCCATCCGCGGCGAGGAGGACACGGCACGGGCGATGGAGCGCATCGAGAAGGAGGCGATCCGGATGGGCGTCCTCGTCGAGGACCTGCTCGCCCTCGCCCGTCTCGACGAGGAGCGCGAACCGGAGATCTCCCCGCTGGACCTGCGCCCGATCGCGCGGGATGCCGCGCTGGATGTCCGTGCCGCAGCCCCCGGCCGGACGGTCACCGTCGTCGACACGACCGCCGACCGGCCGCCGCTCAGACCCCCGACCGGCACGGTGCCCATCGAACCGCACCGTCCACCGCAGGCTCCGCGCGGTCGCGCAGGCGCGACGCTGGCACGACTGCGTCGACGCCCCAGGACGCCGCAGTCGGAGCCGGTCCCCGAGATCGATTTCAGCGAGGTCATCGACAACCCGGTGAGCACTCCGCCGATCGTGCTCGGCGAGGAGAACAAGGTCCGCCAGGTCGTGGCGAATCTGCTCGGCAACGCCCGTCGGTTCTCGAACGAGGAGTCTCCGATCGAGATCATCGTCGGCGCCGACCGCGCGGCCGGCGTCGGCACGATCGCGATCGCCGATCACGGCGAGGGCGTGCCGGAGCAGATCAGGGAGCAGATCTTCCAGCGGTTCTGGCGCGCCGACACGTCGCGGGCTCGTGAAACAGGCGGCTCCGGCCTGGGCCTGGCGATCGTCGCCTCCATCGTCGATGCGCTGCACGGCTCCGTCTCGGTCTCGGAGACTCCCGGCGGCGGTGCGACCTTCACCGTGACGCTGCCGCTCGCACCGGCCCGCGCCATCCCCGAGCACCTGCTCCAGGACACGCAGCCGATCGAACCGCTCGAGCTCTGA
- a CDS encoding response regulator transcription factor, producing MTDARILVVDDEPNIRDLLSTGLSFAGFQVKTVGNGAATISAVLEEEPDLIILDVMLPDMNGFSVTKRLRGAGFTAPILFLTAKDDTQDKIEGLNAGGDDYVTKPFALDEIVARAQAILRRTMQADEESIIRAGELSMDQDTHDVYVGKVPIELSPTEFKLLRYLMLNPNRVLSKAQILDHVWEYDFNGDAGIVESYISYLRRKIDPHTEESLIQTKRGFGYMLKVGGKSA from the coding sequence ATGACTGATGCGCGCATCCTGGTCGTCGATGACGAGCCGAACATCCGCGACCTGCTGTCCACGGGTCTGAGCTTCGCCGGTTTCCAGGTGAAGACCGTCGGGAACGGAGCCGCCACGATCTCGGCGGTCCTCGAGGAGGAGCCCGACCTCATCATCCTCGACGTCATGCTTCCCGACATGAACGGCTTCAGCGTCACCAAGAGGCTGCGCGGCGCCGGATTCACCGCGCCGATCCTGTTCCTCACCGCCAAGGACGACACCCAGGACAAGATCGAGGGTCTCAACGCGGGCGGCGACGACTACGTCACCAAGCCGTTCGCCCTGGACGAGATCGTCGCACGCGCGCAGGCCATCCTCCGCCGCACGATGCAGGCCGACGAGGAGTCGATCATCCGCGCCGGTGAGCTGTCGATGGACCAGGACACGCACGACGTCTACGTCGGCAAGGTCCCGATCGAGCTCAGCCCGACCGAGTTCAAGCTGCTCCGCTACCTCATGCTCAATCCGAACCGTGTGCTGTCGAAGGCGCAGATCCTCGATCACGTCTGGGAGTACGACTTCAACGGGGATGCCGGGATCGTGGAGAGCTACATCTCCTACCTGCGCCGCAAGATCGACCCGCACACCGAGGAATCCCTCATCCAGACCAAGCGCGGCTTCGGCTACATGCTGAAGGTCGGCGGCAAGTCCGCCTGA